GACCTACACGCTTGAATTCATCACTCCATGTTTTTGTGCGGGAGCCGACCAAGCTCGTGCCGAAATCCGCGCGCCCGCAATCCGGGGTCAACTCCGCTGGTGGTTTCGTGCGTTCGGAGGGACCCGTGCTGACGAACAAGAAGTATTCGGAGGAATTGCCGGCGAGGAGGGAAGGTCCAGCACCCTCGTTGTCCGAGTTGCAGAACTCGCGCGCGGACTCCCTTGGCGCCCGCCAAAGGTGGAACCAAATGCGCCAGAGGCCTACGTGTGGCACTACGCGAGCGTCTCGGGGAAGCAGAAGGGGCAGCCCGGCCCTGGCCCTCGCTGGTCCGAGCACGGCAACTTGCCGCCCGGCACCAAAGTCCACCTGCAACTGCTCTGGCGACGACAACCGCCACCCGGCGCGCGGCAAGGCTTTGATGACGCTCTAAAAGCCTTCCTCGCGCTTGGTGCTGTCGGTATGCGCGTGACGCGCGGAGTCGGTGCCTTTTGCTGCCTGGAATCTCCATTGACATCTCAAGCACTGGCTGAAGTTGAAAGCTTGCTCAAGAAGCATCGATTCGGCTTTCTCGTGTATCGGCAAGGTTTGAGCTCGTGGGAGGAAGCAATTCGAGCCGCAGGTCAAACTCTGAAGGAAGACCTAAGGCCCAGGTTCCCGGCTGGGAAACTGGGCGACCAGCCAGGTCCTCTTGGCTCAAGCAAGCCACGGCAAACCAGTGGACTCTACCTGCGTCCAGTTTGCATTACGGACAACAATACTGCGAACAACAAGTATGCACTCTGTGTCTTCGAAGCCCCCGCTGAGCGAGTGCTTGGACGAGAGTCCCGTCGTGGCGCGCCCGCTCTACGAGTGCTGCGAAGGCGCTGAAGCTAATCGTCACGATCTGCGAACACCGACGCGGCAAAACCTGTGAATCACCACCTCCTCACCGTTGGCATCAGCCTGCTGTTTGCACTCCCGTCCAGCCCAGCTTGTGAAAGTCTATCTTGACACCAGCGCGATCAAACGCCCCTTTGATGACCAGACTCAGCCACGCATCAAACTGGAAACCGAGGCGCTGGTGACTATCTTGGCCATGGCCCAGGCTGGCGAGATCACGCTCATCAATTCCAGCGTCCTGCGTTACGAAAACAGCCGTAATCCGGACGCGGAAAGGCGCCGCTACATGGAGCAAACGCTGGAGTTGTGTCAGATTGATCAGGCCATGAACGAACAAGTCCAACAACGCGCGACGGGCCTGGAAGCGCTGGGCCTGAAGCCGCTCGACGCGCTGCACGCCGCCGCCGCCGAAACCGCCCGAGCCGATTATTTCCTGACGTGCGACGACCGTTTGCCGCGCCGTTACGCCGGATCGCTAAAAATTGTGAACCCTGCGACGTTAGTCCTTCAATTCAACGAATTACCATGAACACCAAAGCTCTCAACGAACAAGAGGTCATCCATGAAGCCATGACCGTGTTGCTCGAACATCTCGAACCGGCCAAGGTAGCCAAATTTCTGGCTGCCCGCCCGATCTCCGGCGAGGATTATCTCGCCTTGCGCGAGAGAATCTTCGCTGGCGAAACCGTTGATTCACTCGCCGACAAGATCCGCGCGTTCGAGCAAGCGGAAGGAAAATCCTGAAGTGTCTGCCCGATGAGTAATCCGCATCCCAAATCGCAAATCGTAAATCATCAATGCCGCTCGCCCTCGTCCAGGTCGTCAACGTCCGGATCAAATCACCTCCACTCCTTCGGGCAGTCGTCCTTTTGGCAAAAACGTTTTGATCAGCTCCCCATGGCCGCACACCTTGAAACTGGAAAAGTCCTTGAACCATTTTCCGTTCGGAACCTCCGGGTCTGTCGCAAGCCAATCGGCGAGAGCCGCGATTTGATCGTAAGGGATGGACCATTTCTCTCGACGATCCAAAAGGTGGGCCAACAATGCGGGAGGAAGATTCCCGCGCCGGATTCTAGGCATGGCGATCCGCGCGACCGTCCCCGTAAAAACCGCGCATGAATTCCCTTCGCAATCGCTTCCGCTCGTGCGGAGTTTCTGCCGTATCCATCCTCTGCAAAATCGACGCCAGTTGGCGACCGCTCAAACGCCGGCCCGAGCGCGTCTTGCCGCGCAATGCTTTGGTCTTGACCTTCAGAACAGACATAACTTCGATTTGCATAACCCTCTCCCGATCGCGTGTCAACGTTCGCCCGCCTGCAAATCCCAATTCGCAAACACCATGACCCAACTCCACATCGTCACCGTCGGCATCAGCCTGCTCACCAATTACGCCAAAGCGAGCAACCTGCCGTTGGAAAAAGTCCTCCAGCAGC
The Verrucomicrobiota bacterium DNA segment above includes these coding regions:
- the cmr1 gene encoding type III-B CRISPR module RAMP protein Cmr1 — encoded protein: MARARHSREFPRHLATACSYWRCRGVAPSFRGHYPRKRTSPASHEQPLLAIISFAPTGPANPSTSGHPAPMNSQTYTLEFITPCFCAGADQARAEIRAPAIRGQLRWWFRAFGGTRADEQEVFGGIAGEEGRSSTLVVRVAELARGLPWRPPKVEPNAPEAYVWHYASVSGKQKGQPGPGPRWSEHGNLPPGTKVHLQLLWRRQPPPGARQGFDDALKAFLALGAVGMRVTRGVGAFCCLESPLTSQALAEVESLLKKHRFGFLVYRQGLSSWEEAIRAAGQTLKEDLRPRFPAGKLGDQPGPLGSSKPRQTSGLYLRPVCITDNNTANNKYALCVFEAPAERVLGRESRRGAPALRVLRRR
- a CDS encoding PIN domain-containing protein; the protein is MKVYLDTSAIKRPFDDQTQPRIKLETEALVTILAMAQAGEITLINSSVLRYENSRNPDAERRRYMEQTLELCQIDQAMNEQVQQRATGLEALGLKPLDALHAAAAETARADYFLTCDDRLPRRYAGSLKIVNPATLVLQFNELP